TATTAAACACTCCTCAACTTTTATGCCTTTAGGTGTCAACTATTCGCATATGTCACTTTTTTCCTTATCAGCACGGCAGCGATATGCCAGCCCCCAATTTTTGCTGTTTGAATTTCACAATTTCTAGAATTCGACATATAAGATTCACTCAATCTAGGCAGAAAATTTTACACAAGGTATAATAATCAATAGAACTAAAGGTCAATTAAAGCTGATTTTTCTCAGCAGAATCTGTATAAACCATAATGTCAATACTGCCTTGACCTGAGTCATAATCAGATCACCTCCATGACCTAAACAACTCACTTTGTTCTATCTTTGTTCCTAACATCTGGATTTTGAAGAATAACATCATGAGCCTGAATTTTAAGCAATTGTAGAGATCTGGATTCTTAAAGTCACCAGTAAGTCCACCAGTATGACCAATTAAATACAATCTTCCAAACATTTTTGTAGAATCTGAAGGTTTCACAATGCCCATGCTTTAAGTTCAAAGGTTCTTTCATGAAGTGTTGTGTTTAGAGATGTAAAGGCAGTCATGAACCTTCAACTAGCAAGCAACTTTGTCTTTTAGAATAGTAGAGTCTTTGGCAGGAGACAGATtcaatttctagaaaaatggcACCACCTTTCAAGTATGGCATTTGAATTGTGATGGCATTTCTGAAGGCCAATCTTACCCTCCTTTTTCAGTTAACGTGATATAATCTTACCACTAACACTTAAATGATATAATTGTAGTGGACAATATTTGCTTCCTGTGATTGTGAAAGCGTTGATCTGAGCTTTTAAAAAGTTTTGGTGACATGCTTAAGTGGTTTGAATGACAGAATTTTCTAATATCCACAAGCTGACTCTGTATTCTGTTGTGCTTTTTTATGCAATGCAATTTTCACAGATGTAGTGCGGTGAAAGATATCCCATATTTATATAGGATAATCATTAGTTGTGAGTTCTGTAGATGCTGCTACAATGAGAATGAAATACATTGAATTAAACGACCTTGTTTTGAAATCTTGTTCTATTTCAATGACAGTCTACATTTTTGCTGGGTTTAATTTGCCTTACCCGTTCTAAAAACTTTGCTAAATGCCAATTTAAGGCCGTGACTAATTTTATATACACTGGATTTCATTTTATCAACATCTCTGAACTTCATTCCGTTTATTGTCCTGCAGGATGCAAGGATCATATTATGATAATTCCAATTTCAATTGCAAGTGTGGTGATCCAGAATCTCAGTCATGTGTTTTGGAGGATTCCCTTCCTGGTCAGTTCCCTGATATAGGAATTCTAGTCTTACGCTTGTGATTCCCTTCTCAGTTTTCGTTTTAGAAACAgttatttaaaatgattgtaCACTACTTAGCAATCGAATTTTCATCCAAATTCTattatcttttgaaattttttccaaaataagtGTTTTAATAACCTAAAAGTAAGAGGTGTTTTCTCattgttttctgttttcttcaagTGTTCTGTTCAAGTACACTAGGGACAAACTTTAAAAACAGAAATGTGCTCAAGATACAAACAAATTTAGGAAACagaattatttttgaaatcaCTTAACGAAAAATTCCTCACTGTTCTATAAATCTGTACTTGGCTATGGTTTTCATACAGGGCGGAGTAATTTTTCTGGTGCAAAGAGGAAGTCATATGAAGACTTCAACAAAAACGATCATATGGATGTCAACAATATTGTTTTTTCAAATTGTAAAAAAAGTAGACCTAAGGATGCAGCAGATTTTGAGGACTATCCACCAGGGAATACAGCAGAGGAATTTATGGAAACTAGTACACAAAATAGCCCATTGTGTTCATCTGTGTCCGCATGTGCAGTTGAAAGGGTTCTGTCTAAGGGATTTGCTGGACTACTCTCAACTCGTTCCTATCTGCAGTTTAGTGGGGAGAGAAGGGCTTCGTTTTGATGAAGCACCCCCCTTATAGTTAGAGGTATAGAGCATTTTCTTTTGCTAGTTAATATTTGTTGATGTATTAGTTTTGAATGGGCTGCAATACACTATTCTAGTTGCCAATATTAATCGCATTGTAATCTGTAACATCATCCTGTTAAGTGTTAAATAACTGTCCATTACCTTTGATAGAATCAATAAaagtgttgtgttttgtttgtatgcgatctttctttctttgtatATTTCTGGAATTAATTGATGttaaaattcttaattaaatgtGATTCCGTAGTATGATTAACAGCTATCTCTACCTGCAATGCATTGCAATGTGAAATAGCAATCTAAAAGGCACTAACAATAGTGCTAAATCATGAAAAAAGGGTATCGAATTCAGAACACAGTTATGGAATTTAATTAATGGGATTATTGGGGTGAAATATGGTTATTAAACTCTCGAGTTAACTCGTTAACTCGGACGAGTTTACGTTTCCAGACATGGCTTCCGAGTTAACATGGAAGTGAATTCGTTTTCTGCGTAAATTCGGTATGTGAAATTGGTAGGACTGTAGAATCACAAGTTTGGAACAATTGTGTGGACTCGAAAGgggaaaaagtaaaaaaaaaaaaaacgatgttgtttggggtttagggtttcatGACCTGATTGTCACTATTTCTCGCACCTCTTTGTCTCTCTCCATGGTCATCGCCATCTCCTCGCCTCCTTCAGGTTGTCATCGCGTGTGCTTGATCACACTCTGTTCACACTTCATTTGTGCTCCATTCGTGGTTGTCGTCATGTCATGTCGTTTCGCCCTTGCCGACGTGCCTACCGTAACGCTTGCCGCCACGCCTACCGTCACGCTTGTTGCTGTGCATACTGGTCTCACCTCCTTCCCATTGCATCACTCACTGTCATTGTTGAGTgaagctattttttttttaagtccTGAGTTGAGCACTATTGTGGTTTGTAATAggtaaaataaattgtttttctaaacaaTTAAACCTAAGTCCTCTGCCACTACTAcagttcttttttttattatatatttaatgaaatacatcaaaattaatgacaataatttaagtatttaaGTTTTACAACATTTGtttttatgaacaatatatctataaaatattatttataattttttttcattgactCTCATGAATTTAAGTATACTCTCAAGTTTGATAACTTTCAGAGTGAAATGCTaactatttttgttatttgattgGATGAGAAATTATTTGAACCAATTTAGTTGTTACTATTTATATACTTCATAATTTCTAAATTATGACTagttaaattcttttaataattaatcatttaagTCAATATTGGATTTATTACTATAATAACTGGGGAAAAGATTGTACCCATTTAGATAAGATTAtgaatatcaaattatattgtGTTGTTATAAAATCTGAAAGCATCTAACTACAGTGAAAAGTCTAAGCTATTTAAGTACTTTTGGGAGTCAAtaacttcaataatttttttttctctaatggCGTaactctttaaaataatttctataatttctataattttctcacatattttaaagaattatcaagaatgatttttttttttgtagaatttgattttatataagGATTGATATATCATAATTAATCTTTAAATCATATTATAGAATGTTGTGGCTCCTCACTGCAAAGAAAACGTGGTTTATGTCTACCCGATAACAAAGCCTTTTGAGGCGAGGATTCCACAGACCCTTCACTAGAATGGACATAGTTTGGTGAAGCAATAATTACATTTTGGTTTTTAACTGCATTGTCACCCCTGCTGGAAGCATTCTGGGGACTTGCTTTATTTGTGAAAGATTTCTTAGCGACTTCGTACGACGTATTGATCCAAGAATGTTCTCACTCTTTTCGGAACAAATCAGTTCCTTTATTTCCACAACCTATAAATGGACAACAGAAAACCATATGCATATTGCTGGTTTAAGAAAGCACCAAAGAGATCAAACAGGTTatgataaaatagaatatattttttaattcattgatCTTCAGTTCCATCATTTGCAAATTTAAGTTAAAGAAACCGTTTAAAGACAAAAAACCGCCGAAAACCGTCAGAAAATTTTAAACGGTTAAAACCCCAAATTCatcattttgttttgatttcatGATTTGTTTCTCTTTGGGTAGAATGGATGAAAGTGAACCAGAAATGGGCATAAAAGTGTACAATGCAACTCCACCAGCAGGGGAAGGAGGAACAAACAAGAACAAGCGTCGTGCATTGATGGCAAAGGGTGTTCAGAAAACGCTATCCAAAACTTCTCTCCTCGGAAACTTCCTTCCCACGGGCACTCTCCTCACCTTCGAGATGGTGCTGCCTTCAATCTACAAGAACGGAGAGTGCAGCCACGTGCAGACCCTCATGATCAACTTCCTCCTCGCTGTCTGCGCCCTCTCatgcttcttcttccacttcaccGACAGTTTCCACGGTCCTGACGGAACCCTCTACTACGGCTTCGTCACCACGCGCGGTCTCTCCGTCTTCAAGCCTTCTCTCCCCGCCGTGCCTGTGCCGGGCGACGACAAGTTCAAGGTGGGGTTCACTGACTTCGTCCACGCGGTCATGTCCGTGATGATCTTCGTGGCCATTTCCGTTTCCGATCACAGGGTCACCAACTGTCTGTTCCCTGGGCGCGAGAAGGACTTGGAGCAGGTTAGGGAGAGTTTTCCTCTCTTGGTCGGACTCCTCTGCAGTGGCCTGTTCCTCGTCTTTCCCACTTCCAGACATGGAATTGGTTGCATGTCTGCCTAGTTGTATGTCTGCCTAGTTCCTTCCGTTCCTTTCTTTAAGATATTGTCTTTTCTGTTTCATCAATAAATATTAGGGTTCTAATGTATATATCATGTATGATTCTCTTCATAATATATGATGTATGATTCTCTTCGTAACTGACATTCTCAACAGTGTGtgttctctatttttttctgtACATTAACAAAACTGGGATGCTCATACAGCTCTCAAAGTTGGTGGAGTCTCGAGTTAGTACAGGGTCTGTGTTTCTTTGAGATTTCATGTGATAATTTTGAAGCCAAGTAGTTTTTGCACTAATCGCAGCAGTCATTGTCATATAATGGAGTGGAGTAGTCCATCCCGAAAATTCTACATCAAGATAGCATATAGCGGGATGATTACTTATTTAAATCCTAAACCCTTCGCATAGATTTGTTTAAAACATGTGTATGctgaaataaaatagaaaaacatttgAATTTAAAGACATGCACAATGAATGATCAAAATCTAGTGTTTGAGATGCCGATCGGCTGAGCACTACGTGAATCTGCTGGGTTTGTTGGGAATTTGCCAGGTTAAAACGGACTTTATTTCTGCTAATGCAATAGTAGCCAAAGTGGCACAAATGGCTGCGGTTAATATTGCTCTTGGTGTGACAGCGAACTGTGAAATGATGAGCTTCTGTGGAGCAGCTGCTAGCTGTGTCATGAAGCTGTTACAGTGCCACTAAACACATGATTGAAAACTCTGGCtctaatataatttgttttgctGCTTATTCTTTTTGGTTCATGTCAGGATCCTTATTATTCTGCGGTTAGCATCTtggattattgattttagtttgTTGATTTCACAGTATCGTTAAAGTAGGCCATTAGTGTACACCAATTTTATGTTGATTCTATTCACAAATGGTCGGAGTATTGAACTCAGAAAGAAACATTTTCCGAGGGTAGTTTCTTATGAGACAATTGTACAATAAATTTGCATTATGATAAGTTAATGAATGTGGATATCGCTGCAGATCCTCTTCCATTTGTCTTGTACTTTCTTTAATAGTTTCAATTTCATGTAGTGCATTTAAATGAAACACTTTGTAGTTTAATTAAGGAAAATTTTCCTTCTAGGAAACCATGAATGCTAAAGGGAAATTCCCTTCTCAATAATGAATGGAAATATGGTAATGAAAATATGTTAGTAATTAGCTTTTGCAGTTTTCAtctatgaaaaaattattaatttgggATCTTGTGTAAACAAACTGAGATACTAAACGAGGAATCTGAGAAATCAAGCTAAAACCGTATCATAGAAAGTCAGATCTGCATACTATAATTAGTACATCTGAGCTTCTGAACACTTGCAATCTACAACATTAAAGTTACACAATCCTTATAGCGCCAAAATTTCGCTTTCCAATCCCCATCATAAACCCTCTAACTATAACCTGTAGAATTTAAACAGCTTGCACGGTTATTTTCCCTCGTACAACAATTAGTACAATGAAACTATTCAACATGAATTAGCTCCAAAAGTTTACATTGATGGAAATAAATGCAAAATGTTCACCATTGGTATTTGGCTGCAAGAAGCACCTCCTCATACTGCAGAGCAGCATTGTCCCAACTAAGATCTTGTGTCATTCCTCTCCTTTGGAGGCCTTCCCAGCTCTTCTTATACTCCCTATAGGTCCATAGGCAGTTCCCTAATGCATTCGATAACTTACCTGAATCAGCACTTTCAAATGTCCACCCAAGGCCAGACTCACTGAAAGGATCAAAAGGCTGCACTGTGTCTCTCAGTCCACCAACAGCATGTACAACAGGAACTGTTCCATAGTTCATGGCATAGAGTTGGTTCAATCCACATGGCTCAAACCTTGATGGCATGAGCAATATGTCTGCGCCTGCAGTTATCCTGTGAGCCATCTTCACTGAAAAGCCAACCCACCCCCTTATCTTGTCATTGTGTTGGCTTTCAAATTGCCTAAGCATGTGTTCTAGATCAGGCCTTCCAGAGCCTAACATGACTAATTGCACATCCTGACTCATCAACCAAGGAATTGCTTCAGCTATGATATCAACTCCTTTCTGTGGATCCAACCTTCCAATGAAGCCAATTAGTGGGACATCCTCACGTATAGGCAAACCAAGCTCCTTTTGCAATGCTGTTTTACATTGCCGTTTGCCACTAGAAAGTGTCTCAAGGGAGTAGTTAGTGTAGCCATCTGATTTCAAGTGAACATCAAACAGAGGGTTCCAATCTTTGTTGTCAATTCCATTCACAATGCCCCTCAATTTCCAATCATTCTCGTTTATGATCCCATGCAAGCCCCAACCACCTTCAGAAGTTTTCAGCTCCCTTGCATACCCATGACTAACAGTGACAACACGGTCTGCTGTCTTTAAACCAGCGGCAAAGATGTTGAAATGGTCACCTCCAATGGGGTCATATAATTTGAAAAGGTCCATGTGGTGTTCAGGTAAATCCACAAAGAAAAAATCATCAACAGGCCCCCTACCCTGTAATAGAAATTTGTTTCAATGTTCTTTCTCAATATAGGAAACAGTGCAGTTTAGACTAATTAAGTAAATGAAAACAGCTTTAGTGATCTGCATGCCCCCCACTTGAGGTAGTTTCTTTTTTAGAGGTATAAGTTCGATTTCTGATATAACTGGTTGGTAATTTAGTAACTCAAACACATCGGTTGAGTAAAGCatttttcttgatttgttaCTTTCATTTGCTTTCTGAAAAGACATATGAATATTTTACATCAGAATTGACTGAACTTTTTTACATCATTATCTTCAAAGGGTTTATAAAAGCTACTGTGGTACTAGATTCTTCTATCACTCTGGTTACTGTGATTAATGataatcataaaatacatttatttccCATCCAAATAGACTAGCCGACCATATTCATGGTTAAAACACGAAAAATGTATCCATCAGCTCCTTAACATGCTCCACAAAaacaatgaattaaaaatattaaaatggtTTTCTAGATTCAGATGGAACCTGATGAGCTATGTTATGAATCACTAGAATTGATCTTGTATACTTCATCAAACCCTGCTCACGATAATACGCCTTCAGATACACAGGCAGCAATGCAGTATGCCAATCATTTGCTATGAAGGCTAAATTTCCATCTCCATAGCAAACACCTCCACATGGAACG
This sequence is a window from Vigna angularis cultivar LongXiaoDou No.4 chromosome 2, ASM1680809v1, whole genome shotgun sequence. Protein-coding genes within it:
- the LOC108329454 gene encoding granule-bound starch synthase 2, chloroplastic/amyloplastic, whose protein sequence is MASSISAQALILLHSRGNPCLRFPQKNGVVFEHSQSLGISMRIRATGGSSFGTDEDKDGAEEVVGINEKKNKVLALQKDLLQQVAEIKKLVSSEKSENILGSELNRTSYELANKSFTNKPSPQNASTRGDNTVKNQNGIIASPNYVHPSEGSVEFSPEKASSSIYLNEKLKDKTHETNRPDTLSAFFANGTENLSLEVENQEGTSESTTPIESEGETETPQPLAGINVMNVILVAAECAPWSKTGGLGDVVGSLPKALAKRGHRVMVVAPHYGNYAEAQDTGVRKWYKVDGHEAEVKYFQAYIDGVDFVFIDNPLFHHLERNIYGGSRLDILKRMVLFCKAAVEVPWHVPCGGVCYGDGNLAFIANDWHTALLPVYLKAYYREQGLMKYTRSILVIHNIAHQGRGPVDDFFFVDLPEHHMDLFKLYDPIGGDHFNIFAAGLKTADRVVTVSHGYARELKTSEGGWGLHGIINENDWKLRGIVNGIDNKDWNPLFDVHLKSDGYTNYSLETLSSGKRQCKTALQKELGLPIREDVPLIGFIGRLDPQKGVDIIAEAIPWLMSQDVQLVMLGSGRPDLEHMLRQFESQHNDKIRGWVGFSVKMAHRITAGADILLMPSRFEPCGLNQLYAMNYGTVPVVHAVGGLRDTVQPFDPFSESGLGWTFESADSGKLSNALGNCLWTYREYKKSWEGLQRRGMTQDLSWDNAALQYEEVLLAAKYQW
- the LOC108328675 gene encoding protein DMP9, which translates into the protein MICFSLGRMDESEPEMGIKVYNATPPAGEGGTNKNKRRALMAKGVQKTLSKTSLLGNFLPTGTLLTFEMVLPSIYKNGECSHVQTLMINFLLAVCALSCFFFHFTDSFHGPDGTLYYGFVTTRGLSVFKPSLPAVPVPGDDKFKVGFTDFVHAVMSVMIFVAISVSDHRVTNCLFPGREKDLEQVRESFPLLVGLLCSGLFLVFPTSRHGIGCMSA